One Streptomyces sp. B21-105 genomic region harbors:
- a CDS encoding winged helix-turn-helix domain-containing protein, whose translation MFGSRRIPFQEIADVLRERIRVGDLKAGDRLPTQAELADEFGVERGAVRQALRLLQDDGLLTNVSKGSPPRIAELPGRGDDEPQPTMVGLAPRLTEAFAASHVRIDAACLTAESLMIAMGEPLRLIYSGQLKPARIDVRVLLPSRDINLAFPVAVEGPGDADPVHQRWLSMRNAQGHVLRHNLQSLRSHGIDVSIVFRALPFTPPVKLYLLNDREALVAYYMVTRREEFTDSGTLDMYDVLGTGSLLFSFEKEAGRRDAAFVAESQKWFDALWETITTDLTLS comes from the coding sequence GTGTTCGGCAGCAGACGGATTCCGTTCCAGGAGATCGCCGATGTCCTGCGCGAACGCATCCGGGTCGGCGATCTCAAGGCCGGCGACCGGCTGCCCACCCAGGCGGAACTCGCCGATGAGTTCGGCGTGGAGCGTGGCGCCGTCCGCCAGGCACTGCGGTTACTGCAGGACGACGGGCTGCTCACCAACGTGAGCAAGGGCAGCCCGCCCCGGATCGCCGAGCTGCCGGGGCGGGGCGACGATGAGCCGCAGCCCACGATGGTCGGGCTGGCGCCGCGGCTGACCGAGGCCTTCGCCGCCTCGCACGTGCGCATCGACGCGGCCTGTCTCACCGCCGAGAGCCTCATGATCGCTATGGGCGAGCCCCTCCGGCTGATCTACAGCGGGCAGCTGAAGCCCGCCCGGATCGACGTCCGCGTCCTGCTGCCGTCCCGCGACATCAACCTGGCCTTCCCGGTCGCGGTCGAGGGCCCGGGCGACGCGGACCCCGTCCACCAGCGCTGGCTCTCGATGCGCAACGCCCAGGGGCACGTCCTGCGCCACAACCTTCAGTCTCTGCGCTCGCACGGCATCGACGTCAGCATCGTCTTCCGCGCGCTGCCGTTCACCCCGCCGGTGAAGCTGTACCTCCTCAACGACCGGGAGGCGCTGGTCGCGTACTACATGGTCACCCGGCGGGAGGAGTTCACCGACAGCGGCACCCTCGACATGTACGACGTCCTCGGCACCGGGTCCCTGCTGTTCTCCTTCGAGAAGGAGGCCGGCCGGCGTGACGCCGCGTTCGTGGCGGAATCCCAGAAGTGGTTCGACGCCCTCTGGGAAACCATCACGACGGACCTGACACTTTCCTAG
- a CDS encoding winged helix-turn-helix domain-containing protein — translation MKQESAVLNGRQRSPRSHEQVADELRARIRSGVLRAGQRMPTQAKLAEEFGVERGTVRQALRILQSEHLLTNVSKGSPATVASETGDPPTSGPTFPPQPTAVALGPRVAAAFAAAHVEIDALCLTSTSLTAALGEPLRQIHAGRLRPAKIDVRVLLPSRDIDLAFPTPVDASDAGQLQRTWLAHRNAQGQVLRHNLRMLRSTHGIDVHVTFRALPFTPPVKLYLLNGTEALFAYYTLSRRQERDAEDGQLEIYDAQGSQSMLFGFETGAGVRDTSFVEQSHLWFNSLWETISSDLTLMQ, via the coding sequence GTGAAGCAGGAGAGCGCCGTCCTCAACGGCCGGCAGAGATCCCCTCGGTCGCACGAACAGGTGGCCGATGAGCTGCGCGCCCGGATCAGATCCGGTGTGCTCCGGGCGGGCCAGCGCATGCCCACGCAGGCCAAGCTCGCCGAGGAGTTCGGCGTCGAGCGCGGCACCGTACGGCAGGCCCTGCGGATCCTCCAGAGCGAGCACCTGCTGACCAACGTGTCGAAGGGGAGCCCGGCGACCGTCGCGTCGGAGACCGGCGACCCGCCGACCTCCGGTCCGACCTTTCCCCCGCAGCCCACGGCGGTGGCCCTCGGCCCCCGTGTCGCCGCCGCCTTCGCCGCCGCGCACGTCGAGATCGACGCCCTCTGCCTGACCTCCACCAGCCTCACCGCCGCCCTCGGCGAGCCCCTGCGGCAGATTCACGCGGGGCGACTGCGGCCGGCGAAGATCGACGTCCGGGTGCTGCTGCCGTCCCGGGACATCGACCTCGCCTTCCCCACGCCGGTGGACGCCTCGGACGCCGGGCAGCTGCAGCGCACATGGCTCGCCCATCGCAACGCCCAGGGACAGGTGCTGCGGCACAACCTGCGCATGCTGCGCTCCACGCACGGCATCGACGTGCACGTCACCTTCCGCGCGCTGCCCTTCACCCCGCCCGTCAAGCTGTACCTCCTCAACGGCACGGAAGCGCTGTTCGCGTACTACACCCTGAGCCGCCGGCAGGAACGGGACGCCGAGGACGGGCAGCTGGAGATCTACGACGCCCAGGGCTCCCAGTCGATGCTGTTCGGCTTCGAGACGGGCGCCGGGGTGCGGGACACGTCCTTCGTCGAGCAGTCCCACCTGTGGTTCAACTCCTTGTGGGAGACGATCAGTTCGGATCTGACCCTGATGCAATAG